CGTAGGTAAAGCGGTCGTGTGACGAGGAGTAGAAACGACACACATCGCGCACCAGATCTTCCACGCTGCCTTCGCAGTGGTGGTAAATCTCCGCCCGGTTGCTCTCATCCAGAATATAGATATTAAAGCCCTGATCGTCGGGGCTTTCTTCAAAGAAGAACTGGATAATCCCTTCGCTGGCAAAACCATCGACCACGGCCGGTAGCTGGATATGGTGGGTTTCTACCTGTACCGAGAGGCCATGCAGTTTGTTGTTGGAAATCGCGCCATAGAACTCCACCGCGTTTTCCAGCTTCTGGACCGAGACATTCAGCCGCTCAAAGAACAGCCCCCAGGTCTGCCCGGCAATACGCAGAGCTTTAAAGCGCCCCGGCTCCTGGCGAGTGCTGGAGGAGCAGGTCAGGCGCAGGTCAATACACTCAGAGACCAGCTGCTGCACCCGGGTACGGATAAGCCCGCGCAGGTGCTGGCTGTAACAGAACACTTCAACGCTGTCCGGCGGGGCCGCATCCTGGTGCATCTTACCGAGGATGGTCTTCAGGGCTTCGATCATCGCCTGCTCGCCGTTAAAGTGCAGGGTACGCACCTCATTCCACGAGTTGCGATACAGCAGATCCACACTGCCCACCAGGCACTGCTGATCTTCGCCAAAGCTGAACACATCCAGCTTGCGGAAATCAAAATGGACCACCCGATCGCGAAATGCCGCTGTCGGGTCATATTCCAGGTTAACAATCAGCGCCAGATGGCGGATCTCACAAGGGCTGTAGAGCGCTTTCGGGGTCGGCGCCGGTAAACGCAGCGGGAAGTGGCTTGAGACGTCAGACACCATCTCCTGCAGCTTGGCTAAATCGACAATGCCATTGCCTTTGATATACAACCGGGTACGGGAGGTGAGCAGGCCATTAAACCACGCCCAGGCCACCAGTTTATTCAGGTAGCGGTTATATTCCAGCGGCTGCTGGCTGACAATGGAGTTCATGTCCGGCGAGCGGTTATACAGATACCACCCGGTACGGTTCGCCCGGCCCGGAGGCACATGGATAAAGGTCAAATCCGGCTCGGAAAGATCTGGCGAAATCTGCGGGTTAACGAGAGTCACCTTACCGGGCAGGGCTTCAAACGCCGCATACAGTTTACGGGTCAGCACGCCGATGTCCTGAGGACTTGCGCTGACACTCAGATTATTGCGCCGCGCAAAACGGATCAGGTTACGGTAGCTCTGCATCATGGCGTCGAGCAGTTCGTTATGCGCGTCGCGAACTTCTTTAATTTTCCAGTTGGCGCGGTTATCCAGCATCGCCAGGCGCTGCTCATCCCAGCCCCACTCTTTGACCAGCTGGCTCAGTATTTCACGCCGCCAGCCGACACAGGCGCGTTCGCGGGATAACTTTTCACACACTTTGAGGTAGAAACAGCGGCGAATCAGATCAAGGCGCGCGTCGTCTTTCACTTCCACCAGGTAGCGGGTTACCCGGCCCAGCATCATGCAGTAAGGGTCAAGACCGTAAGAGACTATCTCGCCGTCATGCAGGTGCTGTTTGATCTCTTTGGCCAGCAGTTGCGTATTGGGGTATTCCCAGGAGTAGGCTTCCAGCAGCAGGGTTTTGAGCACCGCCTTATAGGGGGAGTCGATACTCTTATACAGCTGCCACAGGCTGGCACCGAAGTACTCTTCGGCAGACAGGGAGCTAAGCCCCCCCAGGTCCAGCCACTCGTTGGGAGTCAGCACGCCCTGGGCATACAGGCTCATCACGTAATCGTCGTAGTGGTCTTCTTCCTGGCCCGGCACCATATTCCACAGAATACGTTTCCCGGCCAGGCGTACCGCGGTGCGGTAGAACTCATCCAGCAGCAGGATATGCTGGGTTGAGCCGCAATCCTCTCCCCCCAGGCTGCCGCTCTCGTTACGGCGAAAACGGTTTTCGTCTATCAGGAAGAAGCTGACCTCCACCCCCAGCGAGGCGGCCCAGCTCTCCAGCAGGCTGCATTTACGCTGCAGCAGCTGGCGCTCATCCGCATCCAGCCAGGCCTGGTGGCACACCCAGATATCCAGATCCGACGAGCAGCTTTGCCCCACTG
This Shimwellia blattae DSM 4481 = NBRC 105725 DNA region includes the following protein-coding sequences:
- the cyaA gene encoding class I adenylate cyclase, producing the protein MYLYIETLKQRLDAINQLRVDRALAAMGPAFQQVYSLLPTLLHYHHPLMPGYIDGNVPHGICLYTPDETQRHYLDELELTRGMPPQATLSGELPITGVYTMGSTSSVGQSCSSDLDIWVCHQAWLDADERQLLQRKCSLLESWAASLGVEVSFFLIDENRFRRNESGSLGGEDCGSTQHILLLDEFYRTAVRLAGKRILWNMVPGQEEDHYDDYVMSLYAQGVLTPNEWLDLGGLSSLSAEEYFGASLWQLYKSIDSPYKAVLKTLLLEAYSWEYPNTQLLAKEIKQHLHDGEIVSYGLDPYCMMLGRVTRYLVEVKDDARLDLIRRCFYLKVCEKLSRERACVGWRREILSQLVKEWGWDEQRLAMLDNRANWKIKEVRDAHNELLDAMMQSYRNLIRFARRNNLSVSASPQDIGVLTRKLYAAFEALPGKVTLVNPQISPDLSEPDLTFIHVPPGRANRTGWYLYNRSPDMNSIVSQQPLEYNRYLNKLVAWAWFNGLLTSRTRLYIKGNGIVDLAKLQEMVSDVSSHFPLRLPAPTPKALYSPCEIRHLALIVNLEYDPTAAFRDRVVHFDFRKLDVFSFGEDQQCLVGSVDLLYRNSWNEVRTLHFNGEQAMIEALKTILGKMHQDAAPPDSVEVFCYSQHLRGLIRTRVQQLVSECIDLRLTCSSSTRQEPGRFKALRIAGQTWGLFFERLNVSVQKLENAVEFYGAISNNKLHGLSVQVETHHIQLPAVVDGFASEGIIQFFFEESPDDQGFNIYILDESNRAEIYHHCEGSVEDLVRDVCRFYSSSHDRFTYGSSFINFNLPQFYQIVNVDGHSQVIPFRSQPGRVTAAAGTGGGEVAPLLQQYQ